From Mycobacterium cookii:
CGATCGCGAAAGTGATCGCAGAACTGCGTTGAGCGCCGCATTCCGTATGGTGGTTTGATGCGCTACAACCCGCCCCCCAACTGGCCGAAGCCGCCAAAAGGATGGGTGCCGCACCCGGACTGGTCGCCGGATCCGGCCTGGCCGCCGCCACCCCCGGGCTGGCGGTTGTGGATCGATGACGAGACCCCGGACGAGCAGCCGCCGAAACCAGCGCTGGGGCGGCTCAAGCAAGCCGGCGACGACGGCGAGTATTTCGGCGACGAAATGGCCTGGGCCGACGACGCCGGGCCCGCGCCGGCCGAAGAGGAATTGGACGGCGCCGCGCCGCCGGAGTCGACGGAGGTCGCGCCCGAAGACCTGTCCGTGCATCACCTCGGGCGCAGCGCCACGATCAAATGGGACGACGAGCGCAGCTACGACATTGGCAAGATTGTCGCCATCGCCGCCGATGCGACAGCGGTCAACGTGAAACTCGCCGGCATCGAGGCGCCGGTGTCGTTCCCGCGGGAGCCCGCACCCGACGGCCCCGGCAATCCGCGAATCTTCGTCTGGATCTGAGACCCGCACTCGCTCAACGCGGCCGAGCGGCTAGGTTTAACGATGTTTTCAGCCCTCGTAGCTCAGGGGATAGAGCACGGCTCTCCTAAAGCCGGTGTCGCAGGTTCGAATCCTGCCGGGGGCACGTCAGAGGCCATTTTTCGGTTAAGGATTCCTAGACCGGTGAACCCAAGAAAATAGTTACGCTGCGTAGCGTATTGTTTCGCGCCAGGGGGGTCTACAGAGGAGCCCAGCTTGACCCGCAAACCTAAAGACGCAACATGGATCGGGCCCTGGGAAGACGGCCGACGACTTTTCGACGGGCAGCGCTGGACAGTCGAGCACACGACCCACAACGGACGGTCTTACCCCATCACCGTCGCTGTCATCGGCAAGCAAGACCTTGACGGGCGCATCCAAAGGCGGATTGCTGTTGACATCCCTGGTGACCCGATCACGACAGCTGAGGCTTGTCAGGTAGTTGAGGCGCTGACCGCGGCCATTGCGACGGCAGACACCGATCCGATACTGCAGGACAGGTCGCGGACATCCGCCCCGCCCGCATCGGGCCGTCCCGAAGAGTGGGACCCCCCGATCACTTATTCAGATGTCGGCTGAGGCGCAGCCCGCCGACCGTTGGCCGAGCCGGGGCACTCACGTCGTGACGTAGCCGCCGCGCAGGCTGCCGTCGAGGTAGGCAGCCCGGCACGCGGCGTGGCCGACTTTGCCGCTGGAGGTCCGCGGGATCGCGCCGGCCGGCACCAGGATGACGTCACGCGCGGTCACGCCGTGACGCACCGCGATCGCGGCGCGAATGTCGTCGACGATCGAACCGATGTCGGACTTGTGCGCGCCGGGGGTGCGCTCGCCGACGATCACGAGTTGCTCCGACGAGTCCTCCGGGTCGACGTCGAACACCTGCGACGGCAGCTGATTGGCCGGCACGGAGAAGGCAGCCACATAGCCGGCACGCAGTGCACTACTGGCTTCCTGCGCTGTGTACTCGAGGTCTTGTGGATAGTGATTGCGGCCGTCGATGATCACCATGTCCTTGACCCGGCCGGTGACGTACAACTCGCCGCCGAAGTAGGCGCCGTAATCGCCGGTACGCATCCATCGGCCGTCGTCTGGCACACCCTCGGTGTGCGACGGTGTCGCGCGTGACGTGAGGGTGTTGCCGAAGGTCTCTTCGGAGTCGCGGTCGCGGCCCCAATAGCCCGCGCCGATGTTGTTGCCGTGGAGCCAGATCTCGCCGACGTGGCCGTCGGGTTGCTCTGCAGCGGTGGCGGAATCGACGATGGCGGCCCACTGGTCGATCGCGACGACTCCGCTCGACACCTGCGCCACAGCCGTGGGCGCGGCGTCGGCGACGATCTGGAACCGCCCGCGGCCCAGCTCGTCGCGGTCCACGTAAATCGTGGTGGCCGTGCGCTTCATGTCGGTGGTGGAGACGAACAGCGTCGCCTCCGCCATGCCGTAGGACGGCTTGATGGCAGTCGCCGGAAGGCCGTACGGGGCGAACGCCTCATTGAACTTGCGCATCGACGCGGTGGAAACCGGCTCACTGCCGTTGAGCAAGGCGAACACGTTGCTCAAATCGAGTTCTGGCTCACCGTCTTTCGGCAGGCCCCGTAACGCGGCGTGCTCGAAGGCGAAGTTCGGCGCCGCCGAGAAGGTCGGGCCGTCGTCGTCGGGCTGAACCGCCAACTCCCGTATCCATCGGCTGGGGCGGCGCACAAAGGCGGTCGGGCTCATGATCGTGATGCAGTGTCCGACGACCGACGGAACCATGGCGGTGACCAGGCCCATGTCGTGAAACAGCGGCAGCCACATGACGCCGCGTTGGCCCTCTTCGACCTGTAGCGAGGTGATGAGCTGCGCCAGGTTGGTGGCCACCGCCCGGTGGGTGATCTTCACTCCGGCCGGGGCGCGGGTGGATCCGGAGGTGTACTGCAGGTAGGCGATGTCGTCCGGGTCCGCCACTATCGGCTCCCAGGTTTCGGCGACCTCATCGGGAATGGCGTCGACGGCAATGACACGGGGCCGCTCGTTGGCCGGGCGGTCTTGGCGAAAGAATTTGCGGACCCCGTCCGCGGAGTCGGCGGTGGTCAGGATGACGGACGGCGCGCAGTCGCCCAGCACCGAGTGCAGCCGGCCGGTGTGCCCTGGTTCTGCGGGGTCGAACAACGGCACCGCAATAGCCCCGGCGTACAGCGCGCCGTAGAACGCCACCATGTAGTCCAGGCCCTGTGGAGCGAGGATTGCGACGCGGTCGCCCGGTTTGGTGACCTGCTGCAGTCGCGCACCGACGGCGCGGTTGCGCGCACTGAACCGCGACCAGGCCAGGTCCTTGTAGACGCCGTCGCGCTCGGTCGAGAAATCGAGGTAGCGGTAGGCCAACCGATCCCCGCGCATCTTGGCCCACCGCTCGACATGACGGACAAGGCTGCTGTTGTCGGGAAAAGAGATCCGCCCAGTCTTCTGGTCGATGAACGGGCTGGGGACGGGCATGGCAACTCTTCTGTCTCGGTGTGGAGCTGATAAAGCCGATCTTTACGCGCCGACAACCCAAAGCTCACAGACCACACCGACGACTGAGCGAATTCGATTGACCACCGGCAGCGTACGCCAGCCGCGTGGGCCTCATTGTGCTGCGCCGCGTCGGCCGAGCCGAGATCGGCTTTCGGTCAAAGCGGTCTCGATCTCGGCCCAGGTTTGTTCGACGATCCGCGACGCCGGTTGCAGATCGACGATGCGGGAGGACACCTGACCGGTATTGGCGACGCTGGCTTCCATGTCACCGTCGAAGTACAGGTCGGTGATCCGGCCGAGCAGCTGTACTTCGGAGTCGGCCGCTGCGACGCGGGCCGCGAGACCGGTTCGCAGCACCCGCATCGTCGGGTTGCCGGGAAGATCCAGCATGACGGTGCCGTCATCGCCGGCGGCCATGATGGCGTCCTTGAAGTTGTGATGGACGGCGGCCTCATGGCTGGCCAGCATTCGGGTGCCCATCTGCACACCCTCGGCGCCCAGCACCACGGCGGCCGCCGCGGAGCGGGCGTCGCAGATCCCGCCCGCCGCGATGATCGGAAGGTCGACACGATCGGCCACCAGCGGAAGCAGCACCAGCGTGGATGCACCGAGGGCGGATTTGAACCCGCCGCCTTCCACTCCCTCGACCACCAGCGCGTCGACGCCCGCGTCCACGGCTTTCATCGCGCCCTTCAGCGATCCGATTACGTGCACGACGGTCATCCCGGCGTCGTGCAGCCGTTTCGTGAACAGTGCCGGGTCACCGGCGGAGGTGAACACGTGGCGAACCTCGGCGGCGGCCAACTCGTCGACGATCGACGGATCACGTTTCCAGCCCTGAATCATCAGGTTGGCCGCGACCGGGCGGGCCGTGAGTTCACGGACCCGGCGCAGGTCGGCGCGACCCTCGGGCGTCAGGGTCTCGATCATGCCCAGGCCGCCGCCCTCGGAGACTGCGGCGGCCAATTCAGCCCTGGCGATATAGGTCATCGGCGCCTGAACTACGGGGTACTGGACGCCCAGGAGTGCTTGAATGCGGTTGGTCACGCCCTGATTCTCTGCCAGGCCACCGTCGGAGCATGGGATGATGCGCCACATGCTCGACCGTTTGATCCTTCTGGTGGCAGCCACCGCCACCGCCGCCGTGATTGCGCCCGCCCCGGCCGGCGCGGATCCGCAGTGCCAGCCCGGACCCTGTACGCACGGCTCGAGTAGCCAAGCGGCCCATGGCCCGTCGTATCAGGACGGCTATAAGGCCGAGCACGACTATTTCTCGAACCCGCAAAATCATGCGTACCTCGCGGACGAGATGAAGCATGGCTACGACGCCGGACTCGCCTGCCAGGTGGAAGTCGGCGGCGGCCCTGCGCCCGCGAACATGAACGACTGGCTGGCCGGCTGCGTCGATGCCTTGCACGATTTGGGTTTCAAGCCTTGACCTTTCGCGGTCAGGTGCTCATCACCGCCGCGGAGTTGTCCCGCCTGGTCGCGGCCGGCGATCCGGTGACGATCCTCGATGTGCGCTGGCGGCTCGATGAGCCCGACGGCCGGGCAACCTATCTGGAGGGCCACTTGCCCGGCGCGGTGTATGTCTCGCTCGAAGACGAGCTCAGCGATAACTCCGTCACGGCCCGCGGCCGCCATCCGCTGCCGTCGGGCGGAAATCTCGAAACCGCCGCGCGCCGTTGGGGCGTCCGGCAGGGCGTGCCGACCGTCGTCTACGACGACTGGAACCGCGCGGGCTCGGCGCGGGCCTGGTGGGTCTTGACCGCAGCCGGGATCAGCGACGTCCGCATTCTGGACGGTGGCCTGTCCGCGTGGCGGTCTGCCGGCGGCGGGGTGGACTCCGGCCCGGTGACGCCCACCCCCGGCGATGCGACCGTGCTGCACGACGACCTGTACGCCGGCGCGCTGCCGACGCTGACTGCGGAGGAGGTCGGTGACGTCGCGCTGCTCGACGCCCGCGCCCCGGAACGCTTCCGCGGCGACGTCGAGCCGATCGATCCGGTCGCCGGGCACATCCCCGGTGCGAAGAACCTGCCGAGCGGCCGCGTGCTCGCCGACGACGGGACGTTCCTGGCCGACGACGCGCTCGCGCGACTGGTGCCCGACCACGACGGCCGACTCGGCGCGTACTGCGGTTCCGGCGTGACAGCCAGCATCACGGTCGCGGCGCTCGCCACGCTCGGTTACCAAGCAGCGCTCTTCCCCGGCTCCTGGTCGCAATGGAGTTCCGACCCCGCGCGGGCTGTCGCGCGCGGAAACGATTAGTCCGGATTTCCCGACAAAGGTTTGTCATCTGCCATCGAGGGCAATGCGCGTGCAGAGGCAAGCGCTTAGGTCGACCTATGCGTGCGCCGAGGTCCTGTCGGTTCAGCCGAGAGCCGGCGGGGCCGTCCTAAAAACGCCACTCCATGTGTGTCACTCTTCTAACTGAACTAACGTGTGGCTATGAATACGGATGTCTGGATCCTCGCCGGATATCAGAGCGACTTCGCCCGAAACCTCACCAGAGAAGGCCTCGATTTCGCGGACCTCACCCGCGAAGTCGTCGACGCCACCCTCGCCGCGGCGAAAGTCGACGCCTCCGATATCGGGGTGGTCCACGTCGCCAACGCGTTCGGTGAGATGTTCGCCGAACAAGGCCACCTCGGCGCGATGCCGGCCACCGTCTGCGACGGGCTGTGGGATACGCCGGCGTCCCGCCACGAAGCCGCCTGCGCGTCCGGAAGCGTGGCGGCGCTGTCCGCCATGGCCGACCTGCGGTCCGGCAACTACGACACAGCGTTGGTGCTCGGGGTCGAACTGGAGAAGACCGTGCCTGGCGATACCGCGGCCCGGCATCTTGGCGCCGCGGCATGGACGGGCCACGAGGGCGCCGACGCCAAATTCCTGTGGCCCTCGATGTTCGCGAAGGTCGCCGACGAATACGACCGCCGCTACGGCTTGGACGACAGCCATCTGCGGGCGATCGCGCAACTCAACTTCGCCAACGCGCGGCGCAACCCCAACGCCCAGACCCGCGAATGGTCTGTGCCTCAACCGATCAGCGACGACGACGTCAGCAACCCGCTCATCGAAGGCCGGCTGCGGCGGTTCGACTGTAGCCAGATGACCGACGGCGGAGCGGGAGTCGTCCTGGTCAACGATAACTACCTGCGCGAGCATCCCGACGCGCGACCGATCGCCCGGATCACCGGCTGGGGTCATTGCACCGTTGGACTGGGCCTGCAGCAAAAGCTCGACCGCGCCGCCGACGACCCGTACGTGCTGCCGCATGTCCGCAGTGCGGTGCTCGACGCACTGCGAAGAGCACAGGTGACGCTCGACGACGTCCACGGCTTCGAGGTACACGATTGCTTCAGTCCCAGTGAGTATTTGGCCATCGACCACATCGGCCTGACCGGGCCCGGCGAATCGTGGAAGGCCATCGAGCACGGCGAGATCGAGAACGGCGGACGACTGCCGATCAACCCGAGTGGCGGGCTGATCGGCGGGGGCCACCCAGTCGGTGCGTCGGGTGTGCGGATGCTTCTCGACGCGGCGAAGCAAGTCAGCGGCACGGCCGGCGACTACCAGGTCGAGAACGCGAAAACCTTTGGCACGCTGAACTTCGGTGGCAGCACCGCCACCACGGTCAGCTTCGTCGTCAGCGAGGTGCACTGATGGATATCGAAGTCGTCGGCAAGTTCCTGTCGACCCTGCCCGAAGACGACGATCACCCGTACCGCACCGGTCCGTGGCGGCCGCAGACCAGCGAGTGGGACGCCGACGACCTGACGGCCGTGGAAGGCCGGATTCCGGATGATCTCGACGGCGTCTACCTGCGTAACACCGAGAACCCGCTGCATCCGTCACTGAAGACGTATCATCCGTTCGACGGCGACGGCATGGTGCACGTTGTCGGGTTTCGCGACGGAAAAGCGTTCTACCGCAACCGGTTTATCCGCACAGACGGGTTTGCGGCGGAGAACGAGGCCGGCGGGCCGCTGTGGCCCGGGTTGGCCGAGCCAGTGCAACTCGCCAAACGCGACGACGGCTGGGGGGCGCGCACCCGGATGAAGGACGCGTCGAGCACCGACGTCATCGTCCACCGCGGAGTCGCGCTTACCAGCTTCTACCAGTGCGGCGATCTCTACCGCGTCGACCCGTTGTCGGGGAACACGCTGGGCAAGGAAACTTGGAACGGATACTTCCCCAGCGACTGGGGAGTCTCAGCGCATCCGAAAGTCGACGGCAAGACCGGCGAGCTGTTGTTCTTCAACTACAGCAAGCAGGCCCCATACATGCACTACGGCGTCGTCGACGAGCGCAACGAGTTGGCGCACTACGTCGATGTTCCGCTACCCGGACCACGGCTGCCGCACGACATGGCGTTCACCGAAAACTACGTCATACTCAACGATTTCCCGCTGTTCTGGGATCCGCAGCTGCTCGAACACGACGTGCACTTACCGCGGTTCTATCCCGACATGCCGTCCCGCTTCGCGGTGTTGCCGCGCCGCGGCGGAAGCGACCGGATCCGCTGGTTCGAGGCCGACCCGACATTCGTGCTGCATTTCGTCAACGCCTACGAGGACGGCGACGAGATCGTGCTCGACGGGTTCTTCGAAGGAGCGCCCCAGCCCCTGGACACCGGTGGAAACAAGTGGGACAAGCTCTTTCGCTTCCTGGCGCTGGACCGTCTACAGGCCCGGCTGCACCGCTGGCGGTTCAACCTGGTCACCGGCGCCGTGCATGAAGAGCAGTTGTCGGAGTCCATCACCGAGTTCGGGGTGATGAACCCCGATTACACGTCCGGTGACTACCGCTACGCGTACGCCGCCACCGGCAAGCCGGGCTGGTTCCTGTTCGACGGCCTGGTCAAGCATGATCTGCGCACCGGAGGTGAGGAGCACTTCCGGTTCAGCGACGGCGTCTACGGCAGTGAGGCAGCGATGGCTCCGCGACCGGGAGCCACGGGTGAGGACGACGGCTACCTGATCACGCTGACCACCGACATGAACGCCGACGCCTCGTACTGCCTGATCTTCGATGCGGCCCGCGTCGGCGACGGTCCGCTCTGCAAACTGGCGCTGCCCGAACGGATTTCCAGCGGCACCCACGCCACCTGGGCGTCGGGGTCGCAATTGCGCCGCTGGCGGGACGCCGACTCAGCCGCCGGCGCCATCGGGCTGTGACGTCCGACGCGGCCGAGCCGACCGCGCTGACACCCGGCGGCATCAACGCCGTCGGCCGGATCCTGGGTCTGCTCGGCGACGAGTGGACGCTGCTGATCATCCAGCAGGCCCTGTTGGGGGCGACCCGCTACGGCGAGTTCATGGAGCGCCTGCCCATCTCGAATTCGGTGCTGACCAACCGGTTGCGGGCGCTGACGGAGAACGGCCTGCTCGATCGCACGGTGTACCGGTCCCGGCCGGTGCGCGCCGAATATCTGATTACCGAACGCGGGCGGGCGTTGTGGCCGGTGCTGCTGTCGATCTGGGAATGGGAACGACGATGGGTGCCTGAGCAGGCCGACCGCCTTCCGGGTATGCGGCACACGGCCTGCGACAGCGATTTCGCGCCCACGCTGAGCTGCCAATCGTGCGGCGAGGTGGTGACCGAGAAAGAGGTAACCGCGCAATGGGGCCCGAGTGGTTCGTGGCCACGCTCGGTGCCCGAGGCGGTGACTCGTCGCCGATCGACGGGCGACACCAGCCGCGGCCAGGCCGGTCTGTTTCCGGAGACCATGAGCGTGTTCGGAAATCGTTGGGCAGCAGCGCTATTGGTATGCGCATTCCTGGGTACCAGTCGCTTCACCGATTTTCAGGCTCAGCTCGGGGCGCCGCCGTCGCTACTGGCAAGCAGGTTGCAGACGTTCTGCGCCAACGGTGTGCTGTGCGTGTCGCGCCAAACCGGCCCGGCGCGCACCTGCTACCAGCTCACCGAAAAGGGCCGCGCGTTCTTCCCCGTCATCGTCACCGCGCTGCAGTGTGGCCAGCGATGGTTCCACGCACCGGAAGGCCCGGCGGTACTGATCACCCACATCTGTTGCGGCAAGCCGCTCCTCGGGCTGTTGACCTGCGATCAATGCGCGCTGCCCCTGACGGGTGACCAGGTCAGCGTCGGCTAGCGGTGACCGCGGAACGACGACACCAACGCCCACATCGAGCACAGCGTCGCAGCGGCCGCCGCGACACCGCCCACGTACAAACCGTAGGCAGCCGAAACCGGCGGCTTGACGTTGACCGCGTAGTACCGCACCGTGAGCGCGACGACGACCAGCGAAACCGCCAGTGCGACAAACGATGCCGGCTTCACCGACAGGCCTCTGCCCACCATCGCTCCGGCCACCAGCAACGCTGAGGACAGCAACACGATCAGCTGGCCCGGCCCGAACCCGTGTGGCAGGTGCAGGCTGCCGATGCTGCCGCCGATCGCGTTGGCCCAACCGCCGCCGTTGGCGCGGGTCGTCAACCACGGCAGCCATGCGCTGATCGAGACCATCGCGGCGAACAGCGCAACCAGCCATCCGGGGCGCAGGCGGGACATACCGCGACAGTAGCGTCAGGCGGGTGCGAACACCGTGACGAACCTGTTGAGCGATTCGTCGATGTCGCTGCGCAGTGCCGCGGCGACGATCATGCCGATCGGCCCGAACAGCGCCGGGCCGCCCAGGTGCACGTCGAAACTGACAACCGAATCCCCGGCGTTGGGTTTGACCTTGGCCAACAACTTGACTTTGACACCGCCGACGCCGACGCCGTTGAGCGTCATCGACTCCGGCGGTTTGTAGTGCACGATGGTCCATTTGATCCGGTTGGCCATGCCCTTGACTTCGAGAATCGACTCGATGACCGTGCCCTTCTCCAACTGCTCGGGCAGCGTGCTGCGCCACACCCGGTGGATCGTCAGCCATTCCTTGTAGCGGGACAGATCAGACGCGTTGGCCCAAGCCTTTTCGGGTGGCAGCGGTACATCGATGGATCCGGAGAGTTTCGCCATGGGTGACTTCTACTGCTCGTCCTTGGTGCCGTCTTTCAAGGCGTTCTTCGCCGCCTCCTGCACCTGGTTCACGGTGTCCTTGAACTTGCCGTCGGTTTTGGAGTCGACGAACTCACCGGCCTTGTCGATCGCGGAGCCGACCGTGTCGGCGTTCTGCGCCAACAGGTCCTTGGCCTTGTCCAGAAATCCCATGTCGCGTCCTTTATCCATTGGAACTTGTGATTAGGGGTATCACGGCTGATCGGTGAGCCGCCACCACTGCTCCGATTCGGTCGCCGCCGTGGGGTCCACCCGCTCGCCCGGCTTAGGGACGGCAACCTTGACGGCGGCGGCCTCGGCCGCGGCGAGCAACCGCTCGATCGGTTCGGCCCACGGGTGCGGCGCCAGCCGGAAGGTGCACCAGTGGATCGGCACCAGCAGTCCACCGTTGACGTCGAGGTGCGCCTGCACCGCATCCTCGGGGTTCATGTGGATGTCCGGCCAGATCTTGTTGTACGCGCCCACCGGCATCAGGGTCACGTCGAACGGTCCGTGGTCGGTGCCGATATCGGCGAAGCTCTTGGTGTAGCCGGTGTCGCCGCCGAAGTACGCCCGGTGCGCGGGGCCGATGATCGCCCATGACGCCCACAGGGTGCCGTTGCGGTTCAGGAAACGGCCGGAGAAGTGCCGCGCCGGGGTACAGACCAGGGTGAGCTCGTCGACTTTGGTCTGCTCGTTCCAGTCGAGTTCGATGATGCGCTCATCCGGGATGCCCCAATTACGAAGGTGCGCACCGACACCCAGCGGAACGACGAACGGCGCCCACTGGCTGCGGGCGAGTGCGACGATCGTGTCGATGTCGAGGTGGTCGTAGTGGTCGTGGCTGATCACGATCGCGTCCAGGGCGGGCAGTGCCTCCAGCGACACCGGCGGCGGATGCATGCGTCCCGGTCCGATGACGTCCGACGGTGAACAGCGTTGGCTCCACACCGGGTCGGTCAGGACGCGGTAGCCGTCGATCTCCAGCAACGCGGTGGAGTGACCGAACCAGCTGACCGCGATCTGGCCGGCGGGAGCTTCGAAGGCCCGCGGCTCGGGGGTGTCCA
This genomic window contains:
- a CDS encoding DUF4139 domain-containing protein: MRYNPPPNWPKPPKGWVPHPDWSPDPAWPPPPPGWRLWIDDETPDEQPPKPALGRLKQAGDDGEYFGDEMAWADDAGPAPAEEELDGAAPPESTEVAPEDLSVHHLGRSATIKWDDERSYDIGKIVAIAADATAVNVKLAGIEAPVSFPREPAPDGPGNPRIFVWI
- the fadD32 gene encoding long-chain-fatty-acid--AMP ligase FadD32, with the translated sequence MPVPSPFIDQKTGRISFPDNSSLVRHVERWAKMRGDRLAYRYLDFSTERDGVYKDLAWSRFSARNRAVGARLQQVTKPGDRVAILAPQGLDYMVAFYGALYAGAIAVPLFDPAEPGHTGRLHSVLGDCAPSVILTTADSADGVRKFFRQDRPANERPRVIAVDAIPDEVAETWEPIVADPDDIAYLQYTSGSTRAPAGVKITHRAVATNLAQLITSLQVEEGQRGVMWLPLFHDMGLVTAMVPSVVGHCITIMSPTAFVRRPSRWIRELAVQPDDDGPTFSAAPNFAFEHAALRGLPKDGEPELDLSNVFALLNGSEPVSTASMRKFNEAFAPYGLPATAIKPSYGMAEATLFVSTTDMKRTATTIYVDRDELGRGRFQIVADAAPTAVAQVSSGVVAIDQWAAIVDSATAAEQPDGHVGEIWLHGNNIGAGYWGRDRDSEETFGNTLTSRATPSHTEGVPDDGRWMRTGDYGAYFGGELYVTGRVKDMVIIDGRNHYPQDLEYTAQEASSALRAGYVAAFSVPANQLPSQVFDVDPEDSSEQLVIVGERTPGAHKSDIGSIVDDIRAAIAVRHGVTARDVILVPAGAIPRTSSGKVGHAACRAAYLDGSLRGGYVTT
- a CDS encoding NAD(P)H-dependent flavin oxidoreductase, whose product is MTNRIQALLGVQYPVVQAPMTYIARAELAAAVSEGGGLGMIETLTPEGRADLRRVRELTARPVAANLMIQGWKRDPSIVDELAAAEVRHVFTSAGDPALFTKRLHDAGMTVVHVIGSLKGAMKAVDAGVDALVVEGVEGGGFKSALGASTLVLLPLVADRVDLPIIAAGGICDARSAAAAVVLGAEGVQMGTRMLASHEAAVHHNFKDAIMAAGDDGTVMLDLPGNPTMRVLRTGLAARVAAADSEVQLLGRITDLYFDGDMEASVANTGQVSSRIVDLQPASRIVEQTWAEIETALTESRSRLGRRGAAQ
- a CDS encoding sulfurtransferase; protein product: MTFRGQVLITAAELSRLVAAGDPVTILDVRWRLDEPDGRATYLEGHLPGAVYVSLEDELSDNSVTARGRHPLPSGGNLETAARRWGVRQGVPTVVYDDWNRAGSARAWWVLTAAGISDVRILDGGLSAWRSAGGGVDSGPVTPTPGDATVLHDDLYAGALPTLTAEEVGDVALLDARAPERFRGDVEPIDPVAGHIPGAKNLPSGRVLADDGTFLADDALARLVPDHDGRLGAYCGSGVTASITVAALATLGYQAALFPGSWSQWSSDPARAVARGND
- a CDS encoding acetyl-CoA acetyltransferase, whose protein sequence is MNTDVWILAGYQSDFARNLTREGLDFADLTREVVDATLAAAKVDASDIGVVHVANAFGEMFAEQGHLGAMPATVCDGLWDTPASRHEAACASGSVAALSAMADLRSGNYDTALVLGVELEKTVPGDTAARHLGAAAWTGHEGADAKFLWPSMFAKVADEYDRRYGLDDSHLRAIAQLNFANARRNPNAQTREWSVPQPISDDDVSNPLIEGRLRRFDCSQMTDGGAGVVLVNDNYLREHPDARPIARITGWGHCTVGLGLQQKLDRAADDPYVLPHVRSAVLDALRRAQVTLDDVHGFEVHDCFSPSEYLAIDHIGLTGPGESWKAIEHGEIENGGRLPINPSGGLIGGGHPVGASGVRMLLDAAKQVSGTAGDYQVENAKTFGTLNFGGSTATTVSFVVSEVH
- a CDS encoding carotenoid oxygenase family protein, whose amino-acid sequence is MDIEVVGKFLSTLPEDDDHPYRTGPWRPQTSEWDADDLTAVEGRIPDDLDGVYLRNTENPLHPSLKTYHPFDGDGMVHVVGFRDGKAFYRNRFIRTDGFAAENEAGGPLWPGLAEPVQLAKRDDGWGARTRMKDASSTDVIVHRGVALTSFYQCGDLYRVDPLSGNTLGKETWNGYFPSDWGVSAHPKVDGKTGELLFFNYSKQAPYMHYGVVDERNELAHYVDVPLPGPRLPHDMAFTENYVILNDFPLFWDPQLLEHDVHLPRFYPDMPSRFAVLPRRGGSDRIRWFEADPTFVLHFVNAYEDGDEIVLDGFFEGAPQPLDTGGNKWDKLFRFLALDRLQARLHRWRFNLVTGAVHEEQLSESITEFGVMNPDYTSGDYRYAYAATGKPGWFLFDGLVKHDLRTGGEEHFRFSDGVYGSEAAMAPRPGATGEDDGYLITLTTDMNADASYCLIFDAARVGDGPLCKLALPERISSGTHATWASGSQLRRWRDADSAAGAIGL
- a CDS encoding winged helix-turn-helix transcriptional regulator, with amino-acid sequence MTSDAAEPTALTPGGINAVGRILGLLGDEWTLLIIQQALLGATRYGEFMERLPISNSVLTNRLRALTENGLLDRTVYRSRPVRAEYLITERGRALWPVLLSIWEWERRWVPEQADRLPGMRHTACDSDFAPTLSCQSCGEVVTEKEVTAQWGPSGSWPRSVPEAVTRRRSTGDTSRGQAGLFPETMSVFGNRWAAALLVCAFLGTSRFTDFQAQLGAPPSLLASRLQTFCANGVLCVSRQTGPARTCYQLTEKGRAFFPVIVTALQCGQRWFHAPEGPAVLITHICCGKPLLGLLTCDQCALPLTGDQVSVG
- a CDS encoding type II toxin-antitoxin system Rv0910 family toxin; its protein translation is MAKLSGSIDVPLPPEKAWANASDLSRYKEWLTIHRVWRSTLPEQLEKGTVIESILEVKGMANRIKWTIVHYKPPESMTLNGVGVGGVKVKLLAKVKPNAGDSVVSFDVHLGGPALFGPIGMIVAAALRSDIDESLNRFVTVFAPA
- a CDS encoding antitoxin, whose amino-acid sequence is MGFLDKAKDLLAQNADTVGSAIDKAGEFVDSKTDGKFKDTVNQVQEAAKNALKDGTKDEQ
- a CDS encoding MBL fold metallo-hydrolase, which codes for MLRGALRFAVGTVSLATGGWVLRALHGAPAALGAQPSDIRAVADRSPNFRDGVFVNLEPASFNIDAEEQRNILWELISSRNQARPTAEIPLDTPEPRAFEAPAGQIAVSWFGHSTALLEIDGYRVLTDPVWSQRCSPSDVIGPGRMHPPPVSLEALPALDAIVISHDHYDHLDIDTIVALARSQWAPFVVPLGVGAHLRNWGIPDERIIELDWNEQTKVDELTLVCTPARHFSGRFLNRNGTLWASWAIIGPAHRAYFGGDTGYTKSFADIGTDHGPFDVTLMPVGAYNKIWPDIHMNPEDAVQAHLDVNGGLLVPIHWCTFRLAPHPWAEPIERLLAAAEAAAVKVAVPKPGERVDPTAATESEQWWRLTDQP